The following are encoded together in the Raphanus sativus cultivar WK10039 unplaced genomic scaffold, ASM80110v3 Scaffold0278, whole genome shotgun sequence genome:
- the LOC130501760 gene encoding UDP-glucuronate 4-epimerase 1-like yields the protein MPSIEDELFPSTPGKFKIDRSNRQLNRCFASTSTMFLWALFLIALTASYLSFQSFVDSGSRYLTASWGGIQWEKQVRTSAQIHRSGGISVLVTGATGFVGSHVSLALRKRGDGVVGLDNFNNYYDPSLKRARMSLLSSRGIFVVEGDLNDAKLLSKLFDVVAFTHVMHLAAQAGVRYALENPQSYVHSNIAGLVNLLETCKAANPQPAIVWASSSSVYGLNEKAPFSESDRTDQPASLYAATKKAGEEITHTYNHIYGLAITGLRFFTVYGPWGRPDMAYFSFTRNILQGKPITIYRGKNRVDLARDFTFIDDIVKGCLGSLDSSGKSTGSGGKKRGAAPYRIFNLGNTSPVTVPILVDILEKHLKVKAKRNFVEMPGNGDVPFTHANISSARREFGYKPTTDLETGLKKFVRWYLSYYGYNTKAKLEQ from the coding sequence ATGCCTTCCATAGAAGATGAGCTGTTTCCATCAACCCCGGGTAAGTTCAAGATCGACCGGTCAAACCGACAGCTAAACCGCTGCTTCGCATCAACAAGCACCATGTTCCTCTGGGCTCTCTTCCTCATCGCCCTCACCGCCTCCTACCTGAGTTTCCAGAGCTTCGTCGACTCCGGCAGCCGCTACCTCACCGCCTCCTGGGGCGGCATCCAGTGGGAGAAACAGGTGCGAACCTCCGCTCAGATCCACCGCTCCGGCGGCATCTCCGTCCTCGTCACCGGCGCCACCGGTTTCGTCGGCAGCCACGTGTCCCTCGCCCTGAGGAAACGCGGCGACGGCGTCGTGGGCCTCGACAACTTCAACAACTACTACGACCCTTCCCTGAAACGCGCGAGGATGTCCCTCCTCTCCTCCCGTGGGATCTTCGTCGTGGAGGGAGACCTCAACGACGCCAAGCTCCTCTCCAAGCTCTTCGACGTGGTCGCCTTCACTCACGTGATGCACCTCGCGGCTCAGGCCGGGGTTCGATACGCGCTGGAGAATCCTCAGTCGTATGTTCACAGCAACATCGCGGGGCTGGTCAACCTCCTCGAGACTTGCAAGGCGGCTAACCCTCAGCCGGCGATCGTGTGGGCTTCGTCTAGTTCCGTTTACGGTCTCAACGAGAAGGCTCCTTTCTCGGAATCGGACAGAACAGATCAGCCCGCGAGTCTTTACGCGGCGACCAAGAAAGCCGGTGAGGAAATCACCCACACTTATAATCATATTTACGGTCTTGCCATTACCGGTTTAAGATTCTTCACGGTTTACGGCCCCTGGGGTAGACCGGACATGGCTTACTTCTCATTCACGCGGAATATTCTCCAAGGTAAACCGATCACGATATACCGGGGTAAAAACCGGGTCGATTTGGCCCGGGATTTTACTTTCATCGACGACATAGTCAAAGGCTGTTTAGGATCTCTTGACTCCTCGGGTAAAAGCACCGGGTCGGGTGGGAAAAAACGTGGAGCCGCACCGTACCGGATCTTTAACCTGGGGAACACGTCTCCGGTTACGGTTCCCATCTTGGTGGATATATTGGAGAAGCATCTCAAGGTGAAGGCGAAGAGGAACTTCGTGGAGATGCCTGGAAACGGCGACGTTCCGTTCACGCACGCTAATATCAGCTCCGCCCGGAGAGAGTTCGGGTATAAACCGACAACCGATTTGGAAACCGGTTTGAAGAAGTTCGTTAGATGGTATCTTTCTTATTACGGGTACAATACTAAAGCCAAGCTTGAGCAATAA
- the LOC108849965 gene encoding WAT1-related protein At4g30420-like, giving the protein MGNVEEYKPVMAMMGLQLCYAGVTLSARATLVNGTSPRVFILYRQVFATIFIFPFLYFSRRRSKISYLDLKSFSLIFMASLLGITMNQNLYCEGIYLASSSTGSAMCNIIPALTFLISYLAGYETVNIRNIRGLAKISGTVLCVVGAISMTLLRGPKILNSESTLPLENSLLGDVTDQNMWLIGCLCVFASTLCYSLWLTFQVPVSAYYPDHLSLSAWMCLFGTIQCAVVTFFFEKDPNAWILHSYSELATCLYAGVVSSALAFTVQAWVISKRGPLFSAMFNPLCTVIVTILASLILQEEMFTGSLIGGIFVIMGLYIVLWGKAEDVMINQEQRDNTNNSDVKIQIEDSSSTLNCNGDLKNPLLS; this is encoded by the exons atggggaATGTAGAAGAGTACAAGCCGGTAATGGCGATGATGGGGTTGCAACTGTGTTACGCAGGAGTGACTCTTTCTGCAAGAGCTACTCTGGTTAATGGAACAAGCCCTCGGGTCTTTATCCTCTACAGGCAAGTCTTTGCAACCATCTTCATCTTCCCATTTCTCTACTTCTCAAG GAGAAGATCAAAGATATCTTATTTGGATCTAAAGAGCTTTTCTTTAATATTCATGGCCTCGCTTCTAGG caTTACGATGAATCAAAATCTGTATTGTGAAGGTATTTACTTAGCTTCATCGTCAACGGGAAGTGCCATGTGTAACATCATTCCTGCACTAACCTTCCTAATCTCATATCTCGCCGG ATACGAGACGGTGAATATCCGAAACATCAGAGGTTTAGCGAAGATATCAGGGACAGTCCTATGTGTAGTAGGAGCAATCTCCATGACTTTGCTTCGTGGACCAAAGATTCTTAACTCGGAATCTACTTTACCGTTAGAAAATTCGTTACTAGGAGATGTTACGGACCAGAACATGTGGCTGATTGGTTGTTTGTGTGTGTTCGCTAGCACTCTTTGCTATTCTTTGTGGCTAACATTTCAG GTTCCAGTCTCTGCTtattacccagaccacctctcTTTATCAGCGTGGATGTGTTTATTCGGCACGATACAGTGTGCAGTCGTCACTTTCTTCTTTGAGAAAGACCCAAACGCTTGGATTCTCCATTCTTACTCGGAGTTAGCGACTTGTCTCTACGCT ggagttGTATCGTCAGCGCTTGCTTTTACGGTCCAAGCATGGGTTATATCTAAGAGAGGCCCTTTGTTCTCAGCAATGTTTAACCCTCTATGTACAGTCATTGTCACAATCTTGGCTTCTCTGATCCTTCAAGAAGAGATGTTCACCGGAAG ctTAATCGGAGGAATATTTGTAATCATGGGACTTTACATTGTGCTCTGGGGTAAAGCTGAAGATGTCATGATAAATCAAGAACAGAGAGACAATACGAATAACTCAGATGTGAAAATTCAAATCGAAGATTCTTCAAGCACATTAAACTGTAACGGAGATCTGAAGAATCCACTACTGTCCTAA
- the LOC108852783 gene encoding WAT1-related protein At4g30420: MGNVEDYKPVIAMLGLQMCYAGVTLTSEATLVNGLSPRVFILYRQAFATIFIFPFILISRGRSKISNLDRRSFSLIFMASLIGITLYQNLYFEGIYLASSSMGSAMANMIPAFTFVVSFLAGYEKVNFRNIRGLAKILGTVTCVVGAVSMALIRGPKILNAEFSLPIAKSLLGDSKDQNLWLFGCLLVFVSALCWSFSLIIQVPISAYYPDHLSLSAWLCLFSTIQCAIITFFLEKDPNAWILHSYSELATCLYAGVVTSALSTTVQAWVISQRGPLFSAMFSPLATVIVTILASILLKEEMYTGGLIGGLFVIMGLYMVLWGKAKDVDVMIIQDQIDNNKNSEVKIQIEEPSDTENCNKNLEKPLLS; the protein is encoded by the exons ATGGGGAATGTAGAGGATTACAAGCCGGTGATTGCCATGTTGGGACTGCAAATGTGTTATGCAGGAGTGACTCTTACCTCAGAAGCTACTTTGGTTAATGGATTAAGTCCTCGGGTTTTTATCCTATATAGGCAAGCCTTTGCAACCATTTTCATCTTCCCATTTATCCTCATCTCAAG GGGAAGATCGAAGATATCTAATTTGGATCGAAGAAGCTTTTCTTTAATATTCATGGCCTCGCTTATAGG cATTACCCTGTATCAAAATCTGTATTTTGAAGGTATTTACTTAGCTTCATCGTCAATGGGAAGTGCCATGGCCAACATGATCCCTGCATTCACCTTCGTAGTCTCATTTCTCGCCGG ATACGAAAAGGTGAATTTTCGAAATATCAGAGGCTTAGCGAAGATATTAGGGACGGTAACATGTGTAGTAGGAGCCGTCTCCATGGCTCTGATTCGTGGACCAAAGATTCTCAACGCGGAATTTTCTTTACCGATAGCGAAATCGTTACTAGGAGATAGTAAGGACCAGAACCTATGGCTGTTTGGTTGTTTATTGGTGTTCGTAAGCGCTCTTTGCTGGTCTTTTTCGCTCATTATTCAG GTTCCAATCTCGGCCtattacccagaccacctctcATTATCAGCGTGGCTGTGTTTATTCAGCACGATACAATGTGCAATCATCACTTTCTTTCTCGAGAAAGACCCAAACGCTTGGATTCTCCATTCTTACTCCGAGTTAGCGACGTGTCTCTACGCT GGAGTTGTAACGTCAGCGCTTTCTACTACGGTCCAAGCTTGGGTAATATCTCAAAGAGGCCCTTTGTTCTCAGCAATGTTTAGCCCTCTCGCTACTGTCATTGTCACAATCTTGGCTTCTATATTACTTAAAGAAGAGATGTACACCGGAGG TTTAATCGGAGGATTATTTGTGATCATGGGACTTTACATGGTGCTCTGGGGTAAAGCAAAAGATGTTGATGTCATGATAATTCAAGACCAGATAGACAATAATAAGAACTCAGAAGTGAAGATTCAAATTGAAGAGCCTTCAGACACAGAAAACTGTAACAAAAATCTGGAGAAACCCCTTCTGTCATAA